A genome region from Mesorhizobium sp. B2-1-8 includes the following:
- a CDS encoding RidA family protein encodes MPKQTFGTSHVPLSPAVRAGDFVFVSGQVPVGGDGIVVKGGITEQTEQVLANVKAALALAGCTMDDVVKTTVWLEDARDFGGFNAVYARHFPKNPPARTTVESRLMIDIKIEVEAVAHRPA; translated from the coding sequence TTGCCCAAGCAGACTTTTGGAACATCCCATGTGCCGCTGTCGCCCGCCGTGCGGGCCGGCGATTTCGTCTTTGTCTCGGGCCAGGTTCCGGTCGGCGGCGACGGGATCGTGGTCAAGGGCGGCATCACGGAACAGACCGAGCAGGTGCTCGCCAATGTGAAGGCCGCACTGGCGCTCGCCGGCTGCACGATGGACGACGTGGTCAAGACCACCGTCTGGCTGGAGGACGCGCGCGACTTCGGCGGCTTCAACGCGGTCTACGCCAGGCACTTCCCGAAAAATCCGCCGGCGCGCACCACGGTCGAATCGCGGCTGATGATCGACATCAAGATCGAAGTCGAGGCCGTCGCGCACAGGCCGGCCTGA
- a CDS encoding amidohydrolase/deacetylase family metallohydrolase, translating into MQFDLLLKGGRLIDPASGIDAPRDVAIANGRVAAVDADIPATSAAQVVDATGCIVAPGLVDLHSHVYWGGTSLGVDADRLAAKSGTTTFIDAGSAGAGNFLGFRRHVMERSKVRILAYVNISFAGIFGFSQTVSVGECGDLRLCEPREVVAAVREHADVVVGVKVRSGKHAGGTSGIAPVDLALEAADKAGLPLMAHIDEPPPGRSEVLPRLRRGDILTHCFRPFPNAPVFASGMVRPDMRLARERGVIFDLGHGMGSFDFDVARAMLAEGLAPDVISSDVHLYCVDGPAFDILVCMSKLMALGMPLVEVLRAATQAPAQAIARPDLGTLAVGTVGDVAVLRQRPGSFTFVDAVGATLVADQRLVSEGIVIGGTWWPNEAANDVSETERFEAHANHTHVEVAARHFGNRHN; encoded by the coding sequence ATGCAATTCGACCTCCTGCTGAAAGGTGGACGGCTGATCGATCCGGCGTCAGGCATCGACGCGCCGCGCGACGTCGCCATCGCCAATGGCCGCGTCGCCGCTGTCGACGCCGACATCCCCGCGACCAGCGCCGCGCAGGTCGTCGACGCGACAGGCTGCATCGTCGCGCCCGGCCTCGTCGACCTGCACAGCCACGTCTATTGGGGCGGCACTTCGCTCGGCGTCGATGCCGACCGGCTCGCCGCCAAGAGCGGCACCACCACCTTCATCGACGCCGGCAGCGCGGGAGCGGGCAATTTCCTAGGCTTCCGCCGCCATGTCATGGAGCGCTCCAAGGTGCGTATCCTGGCCTATGTCAACATTTCCTTTGCCGGCATTTTCGGCTTCTCGCAGACGGTGTCGGTCGGCGAGTGCGGCGATCTCCGGCTTTGCGAACCGCGCGAGGTGGTGGCGGCGGTGCGCGAGCACGCCGACGTGGTCGTCGGCGTCAAGGTCCGCTCCGGCAAGCATGCCGGCGGCACCAGCGGCATCGCGCCGGTGGATCTGGCGCTGGAGGCCGCCGACAAGGCCGGCCTGCCGCTGATGGCGCACATAGACGAGCCGCCGCCCGGCCGCTCCGAAGTGCTGCCGCGCCTGCGCCGGGGCGACATCCTCACCCATTGCTTCCGGCCGTTCCCCAACGCGCCGGTCTTCGCCTCCGGCATGGTGCGGCCCGACATGCGGCTGGCGCGCGAGCGCGGCGTCATCTTCGATCTCGGCCACGGCATGGGTTCGTTCGATTTCGACGTCGCCCGCGCCATGCTGGCAGAAGGGCTGGCGCCCGACGTCATCTCGAGCGACGTGCATCTCTACTGCGTCGACGGGCCGGCCTTCGACATTTTGGTCTGCATGTCCAAGCTGATGGCGCTCGGCATGCCGCTGGTCGAGGTTCTGCGCGCGGCGACGCAAGCGCCGGCGCAGGCGATCGCGCGGCCCGATCTCGGCACGCTGGCCGTCGGCACGGTGGGTGATGTCGCCGTGCTGCGGCAGCGTCCGGGCAGCTTCACCTTCGTCGACGCGGTCGGCGCCACGTTGGTCGCCGACCAGCGGCTGGTCTCGGAAGGCATCGTCATCGGCGGCACTTGGTGGCCGAACGAAGCGGCGAACGATGTCAGCGAGACCGAGCGTTTCGAAGCGCATGCAAACCACACGCATGTCGAGGTTGCCGCCCGGCATTTTGGAA